The DNA sequence TATCTGATTATTTGGGCCCTAGAATTATAGGAGAAAAATGATAATCTTCAATCTTTTTTAAAGGCGTACCTTGCATCGTTGCTTGGAATTGGAAGTGTTATAAACAATATTCGTCAGATCCAAAGTGCCTTAAGTCGCCTTCAGAATTTGTCAGAAGATCCCTCACTTCAAGTCAAGGACTTCAAAATTGCCCATGTTCCGGTTCGTCTATATAGACCCAAACAAAATATAGTTGATGGTACAAAACAGAAATGTGTGGTGTTCTTTCATGGCGGAGGTTGGATGTTCCTTAGTATTGGTGAGTTAATACTAAAGCCAAAGCcgaagctaaataaataatGGAAAGGCAAATAAATGCTTTTATCATTTGTTGCTTTTATCATTTgttgtttcttccttttcaatggccgagagcccaccacatgacctgcaaataactgcatACAAATGATGTATGGCTCATGTGCAATGTCGTTCAATGTCCTCAGTCTTCGGCTTCAGCAATAttattgatctgctcgccactgacaaatcacaatactttgctcaacctcgtccaataataaatggtaattattaaaaataaaccATAAATTAAAAGTATTCTTATTAGAGAAGGTTGTACATAAAGAAACATCCAatgcatcaggggcacccaacgttaatttttgcaaaatatctgttcaaaaGACGAccaatttgagatctagaatttttggaacatttgttgtaaaatttcttgcttgcctgctctcctaagattttcaaacatctaaaaaacGTCATCTAGAATTTgcaggagccttttttctggctgaaatttttgaaaaggtaagttttttcggatcactagactttcagttaggaaatccgaacagatgaaaaatttttaggggataaaaacaTGCCTATATAtaccgtttaaatactgaaGAACATTCAAcgatgctatgtttaagtggttttgaactatattcttgttgggtgcccctgatgtatGATAACCAATAAGTTGCactatttgtttaaaataaaagcaaagccacatggatttcaaaaaaaatatattcgagTTTTGTCATAACGGTCCAAAAATCGTATGTAAGTTAGTAGAAAAACTGTGAACATCTTGGCCTTTCTTGAGCTTTAGAAATTCCTGGTTGCCCTAattttgaacaatattttacaaaaaaaaaaagacatgtgGATTGCCTCTGACTGTCACTACTTAtattttaaccttttaaaccctaagatcgaaatttgaattctcatttgttgcccccattcatttcctacagaagtagtggggagaggTTGATAAAATATTAAGCAAATTTATCTTATATGTGAtaatgtccataattctcatgagcactctgttttacaaagcattgatattacaaggagaaatttgatgctgatcactctcaGGGCTTAAAAGGTTCACTAATTTCTTACTTATCATGAGTCTGTTCCTTTAGATTTTTACCATTCCCTCACTCAATATATGGCTGCAAATGCTGGAGTGGTAGTTGTATCTGTTGGGTAAGATATTCTAGTACATTGACTGGTACTTGAACTTGCACATACATTGCTGCATTGTTTAAACATACAATAATTATGATTTCTATTGATAGCGGGATAATTTAATCAAGAAGTCATTCTGCATATGTAAACTTAATGTTATCCACAAGCCAATGGTAAAATGGGCAACAAAAACAtgtaacttgtttttttttaaacatgagcactgctgcaaaacgagtgaaccctttaagtcccaatagtgaccaacagcaattctCTCCTAATaatgtccatacattgtcaagagataaggttgtgagaatataaaaaatgatcatgaaAGAGAAAACGCcttgatgttttattaaattctctcaactaattctttaaggaaatgtatggagatcagtttggagaatttgtatgtggatattggggcttaaagggtttacACACAATGTTGCACTTTATCATGCACACTCAAACCTGTTTTGCAACTTTAAATCAGCTTGTTACATTAATTAAGTTAtgtgaatactgacttctgattggataagtTTTGTGGGAGTCAAGCTATACATGAGTTTATTACTCTCTGCAAAAAGTTTGTCTTCAAGGTTGGTAAAATGtgcaacatgtacagatttttttgtaaaaagtagAACTTCTCTCAACTTTCTGCAATAACAGCCTTCTTTTGCAACTTGCAACTagctgatttgttgcaagataGGTTGATTCGGGGATGGTTAAACATGCAACACTGCTATTCAACTTGTTTTGGAACATTTGTGCCAAACAAGTTgcatatacctgccaactctcacgccttaggcgtgagtctcacgcctgTGGGTTGAAAACTTTGATCTCATGCCGGCTCACActtgcgggccaatttctcacgcctgattgaaaaatgtgagttgttgccatcttgcttgacacaatttttaaaaatatgttaactcagacccatgtattaaaggaacgaaaaccatgtgtaaaatgaataaatgacaataccttcctcacgatctctgattttgtggaTAAGCGTCTTCTCGATAACTTCACCTTCGGCAGACTTCGGACATCTTTGGAAGACTTTGgacgtcttcggaagacttcggacttATTCGGAAGACTTCAgacttcttcgggaatcttcggaaatgatcgtgttgtcttcaaaaatcccagcactcccaggataaaaatctcacgctaatatctcagaaaaagttggcaggtacaAGTTGCACATTTTTGTCACCCATTTGACCGTAACTTTACATGTATACACAGGTATAGGTTGGCACCTGAGAACCCCTTTCCAGCTGGTTTTGATGACTGTGTTGAAGTGGTGAAAAGTCTTCTTGACACTGGAGATGAGTATGGTATTGACACCAACCGTATACTGTTAGCAGGAAGCAGTGCAGGTGGAAATTTGGCAGCAGCTGTAACTCATCATTTACACAATGAGAATAGAAAGCTGGCTGGTCAGGTAGgttgtcttaaaaaaaaaaatgtagatgTTTTATTGCAGTTAATGAAGTGGCCTGCGACACAGACGTTCTAAGGGGTTCATCTGGCATAAGGATTACTCATGGCGAGCCAAAAGAATGCCTGCGGGGATGATTCTTGATGGAGGACAATGCTTCCTAATCTGGTGGTTGCCCTGTGATTTTATGGGGGCCTGTGCAAACAAGAAGGACAAGACAATTTTTTCAGTCCCCTTATCCACTTCCAGCTTAAAGTGAAAAGCACACTTTCCTAACCCATGTTACTAACTActactaatttttttaaaacaataaatcaaTTGGCAGAGAACAAAAATAAGTTGGTTATCTATAAGCACATCCAATGATAATGGCAACAGACCTCTTTAATTTCTAGCCTTTGTTTTACCAATGTAGGTCATGTGATGatgagaactgtttctttcagaTTTGTCATATTTCAGATGCATTATGTATAtgaataatttatgaaaagacaaaggggaAATTTCCTCTGAGACcttcattgggaaaacaaaacttactttGCTTGTCTATAGGTTAACAACCTGGGTTCTTGGAGGAAGTAACCTCTAACAGCAAGGAAGAGAATTAACATCAAACTGAAGTAAGcctcttgttttttttcagaTCCTTATAAGTCCTTTACTACAGTTCATGGATTTGACGCTGCCCTCTTATCAAAAAAACAGTTCTGCTGTTCTCTCTAAAATAGAAGTGGCATTGGCTTGGTCATTTTATATTACCGGCACAAAACGGATGTCTCGTCCGATTGGTGCTAAAAAGCACTCAGCGCATCTTTGTAACACAAAGTATTCAAAATTCATTGGTGTTTGTGATGCTGATGTTGACAAAGTTCAGAAAGAACCACCAAAAGATATTCCTCAGGGAATTGTTGATGCTCTTACTGATTACAGAACGTCACCTTTAATAGCTGATAACATGACTGGCTTACCCAAAACTTTGATAATCACTGCTGAATTTGATGTTCTCAGAGATGATGGACTGTTGTACAAGAAACGTTTAGAAGAAGCTGGTGTACCTGTGACACATCATGAATACAAGTCATTCCACGGCTTTCTACAGTTAAGAAGTGACAAGAAGATATGCGCTGCAGCcaaagaaaatattatcaaaTTTTTGAAGGAATTGTAGAGCAGTAGTTTATTGCTGGGTCTTAGAAACTGCATGGTCTTTGTAGAGAGTTAGGGTAAAATTCTGACCAGCAACATAAccttgaaacagcaacataGGACAAACCCAATGGGGGAAAAACGAGTTAACGACATATAGTTCGGTTGAAACTGTGACGAGGACAAtcttattattgtaaaatacTGACTGTGGCATGGCTTCCTCCTCACCCCGCAAAACAACCGATTTTGAAATTCAGATCTAAGAGGGCCTCTCCATAACCAATGACATCACCGCTTAACTGAGAGACAACCAATAATCGGATTTAATTGAGACTAATCAGGTCCATAaacagagtttaataccatttGAATGGCTTTATTTGTACATGAAGCTTTCAGTAAACCTTCTGGTTACCTAGGATAtacacaatatttttttaaaacttttcattATGCACCTCAGAATTGTGGATGTAAATTTttagcaaataaaattattttcttgtacaGAAGTACTTGCGTTCTCCTACGTCAAACGCAaaaagcaggggcggatccaggatttttttttaagagagggtgcactcgtctcttgctctacttcaacaccaataaaccacatagtttttttttgcagaataccagttgtattagaaaaccgcaggtcatctcggggggagggggtgcgcatccccctgcaccctccccttagatccgcccctgaaaagAGAATTAACGAAAAAACAATAACCGAAACGACAGCAAGTGCAAAACAATCTTCAGAATCTTGTATAGACAATGTTTTTTGTTGTAGtaagttatctttttgttcaATCGTAGCAGGAGTCATAATGTAGGGGCagccaacgagaatatagttcaaaaccacttaaacatagaattgttgaacgtattttagtattttgaaCCGTTTAAAAACGGTAGATATATGCATACTTTTATCccctagtgatccgaaaattatagggatcaaaacttacctttttgaatTTCAGGCCGGAAAAgacttccgaaaattctaggtgatcttTTTATGGTTAGAATGCGTTAAAAATGcgcaattttacaatttttttttttttttgggggggggggggttcgacgatcctaggagaggtaggcaagcaagaaatttatcaacaaatattccgaaaattctagatctcaaatcgtcattcgaacagatattttccaaaaattgttgttgggtgcccctgataatgGAGCGGACTGTCCCATTATGTCTCTTGGTCGTAGTCAGATGGGAAAAGGGGAAGTATTCTCATAGCAAAATAAAACGAGGAGTGCTCGTAGtcccaaaaattttgttttaacacGCTTTCCGTACCATAACGTACCGAGAGATTTCCAAACGTTATCGCCATAGGGTCGGCTCCCCCACCAAGTAAAAGTACTGCTTAAGAGCGTTCTATTGAATGATTATACAcgataggatttcatccacacgatcgaaagttagaactacatagttactaaataaatagtaccatctgaaagtactgctgaagaggtttcatttgaatggtaaaaccatagaatttcatccacagactcaaaagttagaactacatactaaataaatagtaccatgtgaaagtactgctgaagaggtttcatttgaatggtaacaccatagaatttcatccacagactcaaaagttagaactacatactaaaacaataaaaccATGTGGAACTGAGTTCTGCAGAAAAGgttccatttgaatggtcactgttcatccacagactcaagtATCTTTGGCCATgtgaaagcactgctgaagtGGTTTCATGTGAATTGTAACGTCATAGGAATTTATCCACAAACTAAAAAGTTAAACCttcatactaaataaatagcaccacGTAAAACTACTGCTTAAGAGGGTTCATTTTTACGGGTAACATCATAGGAATTTATCCACATACTAAAAAGATAGAACttcatactaaataaatagtaccatgttaaagtactgctgaagatgTTTCGTGTGAATGGTAACATCACAGGAGTTTACCAACAGACTCAGAATTTAAAACCATCTTTCGAGTGAATGGCTAAAGTAAAAGAACGTACCTGATACAGTGTCTCTTGTTCTGCAAGTGTCTGATCATGGGCCAGCTCCCTGGGCCGAACGGTTTGGCACTGTACCAACAAGAACACGTTCAACCTGTTCGAGCACTGTACCAACCAAAAACAGGTTGAACTTGTACAGTGCTCGATCAACCCACCAGCAGATAGAAATAGTATGTGTAATAAattggtgacgagtgaaataaggaaataataaGACCCCTGATGATCGCTTTTCAAGTGTCTCATCCTTTACAGGACCCTTGGACCATGTCACGgtcactggtgaaaattaacGTTAATCAGTTTTCACCAGTGACCGACCTGGTCCCCTTTTCTTTCTCCCCCCCGGTAGTATTTGTTGGTTCTCTTTCCTGTTCTCTACTGGATGTACCACTGATGCAGCTGCCCCACCGGAATCAGAAACTCTCAAAACAAGTTGAACTTGTTTTGGTTTGGAGGTGGCCACCAAAGATAGAGATGGTTTGTGTAATCAATAGGTGACGAGTAAAaccacgtttacggcaaacggcaaacgcgaatcgAAATTGTACCGCGTGACCAACTTTTCCCTTTTATTCTTTTCGTCTGCTGTTTGTTATTTCTACATggaaattatttgtttctggTCATGTTCACCGATCAGAatttttttgaacagttttatctgtttatttcctaaatttggaaaattcTCAACCTTCATCTCacttttgccgtttgccgtagaCATGACTCTAACGCGATGTTTTCCATCaggtttacgtcaaacggcaaacgcggtTTGTTCCTCTTGACGAAGTTTCCTCGTTACATAgttactgtttattacttctgcAACTAAATTAGTATTTTCACGCCAATTTTCATCCATAAGatttgttttgagctgtttttatccgctcattttctgttttaagaaattaaaaattctaAACATGCCGCACAACTATTCTTTTAACATTACCAGTCAACTGACTACAAAAACTAAGTTTTCGGTGCCAGATGTGTCACTTGCAGGATTTTCCACTAACCGTGAAACGTCTTTTTCGTTCTTGCTATCCAGGCTCATTATTGTACTTTCAGCACCTGGTTTCTTGCATGCGCGAAGAAAAACGTCAGCTTCGTCGTCTTTTGCATGACCCTCGCGATAAGATAACATTTTTTGTTGCCAAGGCAACCGTGCGTTTTGCTTCGTAAGAGGTGGAAGCAGCTAAATCGAAGCTCGAGGACTGCTTGAGCGTAGTCAAATGTATCAAGAGAGATGATTCCAACAATCCTGGAATCATCTCTCTTTATACATTTCGCCATCTCTGACTTTCCCCAGAGGAATCGAAGGCTCAGATGGTGGATTGCTATGATCACTTCCGGTTCGAAGGTTTGGGAGACTACTTGACTACCAAGTAGTCTCCCCAACCTTTGAACCGGAAGAAGGTTTAAGAGATGAGGAGCAGTGGGCTTCAGGTTCTAGAATTAGAGATGAGGCTTCCGGTTCTGCTGAAGTCATATCGAGTGAGAACACGGAACTCGTGAGGACGCGTGGTTCTGGAACTCCACAATCTCCAACATCAAAtcaaagatgaagatgaagattgTGGAGTTCCAGAAAACCACGAAAACGCATCAGATAAGGACGAGCAGATGAAAGAGTTGCTCGGAGAACTCAAGCCGGGTATATCAACAACGGCGTAGGAGTCGGCTTGAGGAGCATCACTGGACCAGATTCAGAGAGATCAACAATGGAACAAGCAGTATGTCCTTCAGAAACTATATTGGAGTCAGGAATATCGATGACCACTCAAGTGTTTTATCTAGGGGAAACTTCCATTAAAGGTGTGGACTTGGGAGTGTCTGTTAGGTTCCATGGAGATTGGGCATCAAAGTGTGTGGCTGCCAGCCGGTAAGATGACGGATCTGGTTTGGGTTTATAACTAGCAGAGAGTCAACAAATGTTtttacggggaggctccgccccgaggtccaactgCTTACCCTTTTTCATaccatttttcaggaaaaaggcacccctttcgtataccttctattaacAAATgctacccctttcacataccttgtggGCTCCTGACCTTGTTTACAACTTTTACATCTctttaaactgctgtaaatgcactgtctttcaAATAGGAATCAATCGACTTTGTTAGCACTCTTAGGGGAGGACCCTTTCACAGAACCAAACGACACactccctacccttttatatacttcaactattGTGAACGATGGTGAAGGACAGGAGAGTATCTGGGTTCAGAACTAGCACTAAAGcttcaaaaactacaaaaccgCGCATGATgggctttctttttgtttgcaaGGCTGGTCAATTAAGAGTCGACGCAGTGCTACAGGACCTTAATGTAAATGCAAACGTAAAAAATGACTTATATAAGTTTATTGTGAGTTTAAAATAATGCTATTTATGAACAATCACTAAACAGTGTCAACTATCAGTTCCTGTCTTAAAAACATTCTTATTTGATATTGGCAATTGATAGAGAGCCAGCCTCGACTAAGACAAGTTCATAAAGGACCTCCGATTATATATCACACAAACAAGGAAAGTCTCTTCCAGTTTCGGTAGTTGGCCCCAGCGCGAAGCGGTCACTGAGCGATCTCTCGCTCCCTTTCGCttcagaaaacataaaaaatctgCCGCTTGCGCTTGTGAAATATTTGAACT is a window from the Porites lutea chromosome 10, jaPorLute2.1, whole genome shotgun sequence genome containing:
- the LOC140951266 gene encoding arylacetamide deacetylase-like; translation: MVAVLFVFTALLAVLIAAILRMYFNQLVPEGLPVDQHHKLRIVGLITKLTGMVAYLASLLGIGSVINNIRQIQSALSRLQNLSEDPSLQVKDFKIAHVPVRLYRPKQNIVDGTKQKCVVFFHGGGWMFLSIDFYHSLTQYMAANAGVVVVSVGYRLAPENPFPAGFDDCVEVVKSLLDTGDEYGIDTNRILLAGSSAGGNLAAAVTHHLHNENRKLAGQILISPLLQFMDLTLPSYQKNSSAVLSKIEVALAWSFYITGTKRMSRPIGAKKHSAHLCNTKYSKFIGVCDADVDKVQKEPPKDIPQGIVDALTDYRTSPLIADNMTGLPKTLIITAEFDVLRDDGLLYKKRLEEAGVPVTHHEYKSFHGFLQLRSDKKICAAAKENIIKFLKEL